The following are encoded in a window of Cydia amplana chromosome 20, ilCydAmpl1.1, whole genome shotgun sequence genomic DNA:
- the LOC134657425 gene encoding uncharacterized protein LOC134657425 encodes MNAGDPTCVSQHFVNKLNIRSFGNCVKLNILKTEDDTAFLHQVLRDDQLIRETPKDLLAILNSLKKNLYNTSKLDFRNFFSKITQDEGLSPVKKEEIFNCCSNALYQILPKALLESNHNAKIFRKLVKTVVFSMKRQHIIASRMVENWDFTVSPWNTLSSDKMRNILNNILYWILKYILSPMLCLNFYITSCKFDADENKLYFFWKSQWQSYYDKQILKMVKLKTLQKCDIYSLGKKFKMMYSLHDILKLKAMNREIPKLHFVLKGNKDCRPIVRYKQDIHTPADRYRMRERMALLKALTGKPNERLESQYNTLYREWIRQNKPVLFFVKTDLSNAFGSINKEKLMKILNERHCSFQNAETNLNMKKKIAQQYKEMVTELHKPLLVRAGSTIYEWRQGLIQGYKYSPALSELYYTHLDETYFSHLQKSSSQLRLFIRVVDDYLYITDSLEDAFSFLEALSNYSNVNYGKTMINFSYPGIPSCRTINFLGYSYDTNTMQVSRASNVYAGQMCYKISFSTAICNPYKLLENRIGQSGIQINGHLFNLSHNTEELIWKHIFTTFCLSANKFCTILAILCNQNDILDYLPLYKKRVVVKLSNSILETLKKNTPAEIMFVYCINHLRYLAFKALSLCASKTSKCSVLVAPVKDELAKCNCIFGKWREHSSRIDFDGNCRMKAIREVCKRADLKIIMKTFEILPESFQCYKHID; translated from the coding sequence ATGAACGCTGGTGATCCTACTTGTGTATCGCAGcactttgtaaataaattaaacataagATCATTTGGAAATTGTGTAAAACTTAATATTTTGAAGACTGAAGACGATACAGCTTTCCTGCATCAAGTTTTACGAGACGACCAGTTGATAAGAGAAACACCAAAGGACTTGTTAGCTATTCTGAATAGTTTAAAGAAGAATTTGTACAACACTTCCAAACTAGACTTCAGGaactttttttctaaaataactCAAGATGAGGGTTTGTCACCGGTTAAAAAGGAAGAAATTTTCAACTGCTGCTCAAATGCTTTGTATCAAATTCTACCCAAAGCTTTATTAGAAAGTAATCATAATGcgaaaatatttagaaaacttGTGAAAACTGTCGTTTTTAGCATGAAGAGACAACATATAATAGCTTCAAGGATGGTGGAAAACTGGGATTTCACTGTAAGCCCTTGGAATACATTATCAAGTGATAAAATGCGAAATATTCTGAACAACATATTATATTGGATACTGAAATATATACTGTCACCAATGCTGTGCTTAAACTTTTACATCACAAGTTGTAAATTTGATGCTGATgaaaataaactgtatttctTTTGGAAAAGTCAATGGCAAAGTTACTATGATAAGCAAATACTGAAAATGGTTAAATTGAAAACTCTTCAGAAATGTGATATTTACTCTTTGGGAAAGAAATTCAAAATGATGTACAGTCTTCATGACATACTGAAGTTGAAAGCCATGAATAGAGAGATTCCGAAGTTGCACTTTGTTTTAAAGGGTAACAAAGATTGCCGGCCAATAGTTCGGTATAAGCAGGACATACACACTCCAGCAGACAGATACAGAATGAGAGAAAGAATGGCCTTATTAAAAGCACTCACTGGAAAGCCCAATGAAAGATTAGAAAGTCAATACAACACTTTATACCGAGAATGGATCAGACAGAACAAACCTGTACTGTTCTTCGTAAAAACAGACTTAAGCAATGCCTTTGGTtccataaataaagaaaaactcatgaAGATACTAAATGAGAGACATTGCAGTTTCCAGAATGCTGAAACCAACTTGAATATGAAGAAAAAAATTGCCCAGCAATATAAAGAAATGGTCACAGAGCTCCATAAGCCTCTCTTAGTCCGAGCAGGCTCCACTATTTACGAGTGGAGACAGGGTTTGATCCAGGGCTACAAGTATTCACCAGCTTTATCTGAGCTCTACTACACACACCTTGATGAAACTTATTTCTCTCATTTACAAAAATCATCATCACAACTGAGACTCTTCATCAGAGTAGTTGATGACTATTTGTATATCACCGACTCTCTTGAAGATGCATTTTCGTTTCTCGAAGCTTTGTCAAACTACAGCAATGTGAACTATGGGAAAACTATGATAAATTTCTCATATCCAGGGATACCATCATGTAGAACAATTAATTTCCTTGGATACAGCTATGATACAAATACCATGCAAGTGAGTCGAGCTAGCAATGTGTATGCAGGACAAATGTGCTATAAGATATCCTTTTCCACGGCCATATGTAACCCTTACAAGTTACTTGAGAACCGTATAGGCCAGTCTGGGATACAAATAAATGGACACCTGTTCAATCTGTCTCACAACACAGAGGAGCTGATTTGGAAGCACATATTCACCACATTTTGCCTGTCTGCTAACAAGTTCTGTACCATATTAGCTATACTGTGTAACCAGAATGACATATTGGACTACCTGCCTCTGTACAAGAAGCGTGTGGTAGTAAAACTTAGCAACTCTATATTGGAAACTCTAAAGAAGAATACACCCGCTGAAATCATGTTTGTATATTGTATAAACCACTTGCGATACTTAGCGTTTAAGGCGTTAAGTCTATGTGCAAGCAAGACATCAAAATGCAGTGTACTAGTTGCACCAGTGAAAGACGAATTGGCCAAATGCAATTGCATTTTTGGCAAATGGAGGGAACACTCAAGTAGGATCGATTTTGATGGGAATTGCAGAATGAAAGCAATTCGTGAAGTTTGTAAGAGGGCAGATCTGAAGATCATAATGAAAACTTTTGAAATTCTGCCCGAAAGCTTCCAATGTTACAAACATATAGACTga
- the LOC134657514 gene encoding uncharacterized protein LOC134657514 has translation MAGAHIGFLYNAASTLLQTERNKTHSILRSHYLMRCMQVTKGYGLPDKHFSPKARCPHCCTEWRRDTMIKVKPLRLSKRQKKRLKSRKPTAQNPNPKSLLKSNEMERICSFCKHSTVTTVLKPTKDGTSNNKDEKTPVMAPSNTLKQTKPKAKQAIEKKTETSIYYNAKEVFSLNNKNNALASTKPDKVIKNNKKKKDKFAGLCKQAVLTSAKLKEAKDKDKDSLLSKFLKKSS, from the exons ATGGCAGGGGCACATATTGGATTTCTATATAATGCCGCATCTACTCTTCTCCAAACAGAAAGAAATAAAACACATTCTATATTGAGGAGTCATTAttt AATGAGATGTATGCAAGTAACAAAGGGATATGGACTACCAGACAAGCATTTTTCGCCCAAAGCCAGGTGTCCTCACTGTTGCACTGAATGGCGAAGGGACACCATGATTAAG GTCAAACCCCTCAGACTCAGTAAAAGGCAGAAAAAAAGATTGAAATCTCGGAAACCAACTGCTCAAAACCCCAATCCTAAATCtttattaaaaagtaatgaaatg GAAAGGATATGCTCATTCTGCAAGCATAGTACAGTGACAACAGTTCTAAAACCTACAAAGGACGGAACTTCTAATAATAAAGATGAGAAAACCCCTGTGATGGCACCAAGCAATACACTTAAACAAACTAAACCAAAAGCCAAACAAGCCATTGAGAAAAAAACAGAAACTAGTATTTATTATAATGCTAAAGAAGTATTCTCACTCAACAACAAAAATAATGCACTGGCCAGTACTAAACCGGACAAagtgataaaaaataataaaaagaaaaaggaTAAGTTTGCTGGATTATGCAAGCAAGCTGTGCTTACATCGGCAAAACTAAAGGAAGCTAAAGATAAGGACAAGGATTCATTGTTGTCTAAATTCTTGAAGAAATCTTcatga
- the LOC134657465 gene encoding glycerate kinase — MAKTVIRDLLQIFKSSVSAVLPDNLIRNSVNYSPVNQQLVILNDKYDLQNKDVYVVGTGKAVQNMAVEIENVMGPKIKQGIISVPVGSLKHRPSEILTYFEGAKNNLPDTNAENTARKVKDLVTKLGHNDMLLVLISGGGSALLPLSKKPITLEEKTTLIKKLGNAGADITELNCVRKVISDVKGGQLAIQAQPAQVVSLILSDIVGDPLDLIASAPTTENKDDASMALNIIKKYNLFDDLPMSFKTVLSDDKKQQLFPKENVKNYLIGTNQLSINAALEEARNLNYLALTLSNIVTGNVKEIAKAYATLAKLVCHLVTGKMNLNEAKAHIGSLNIPGLNPEIMNQLVKVADKDICLVLGGEITVEVKGTGKGGRNQQLALEFSALINEMRDDFNKFEIYLLSAGTDGIDGPTDAAGAIGYLNLVVDAKKENLDVTIYLDKNDSYSFYKAFRSDLHVITGHTNTNVMDIHLMIVKRCT, encoded by the coding sequence atggctAAGACAGTGATACGTGACTtacttcaaattttcaaaagcaGTGTATCTGCAGTGCTTCCAGACAACCTGATAAGGAACTCTGTTAACTACAGCCCAGTAAATCAACAGCTAGTCATATTAAATGACAAGTATGATCTTCAAAACAAGGATGTTTACGTGGTTGGTACAGGCAAGGCCGTGCAAAACATGGCAGTGGAAATAGAAAACGTTATGGGACCTAAAATCAAACAAGGAATTATAAGTGTGCCAGTTGGGAGCCTGAAACATAGACCATCAGAAATACTAACCTATTTCGAAGGAGCCAAAAACAATTTACCAGACACAAACGCCGAAAACACTGCAAGGAAAGTAAAAGATCTTGTCACAAAATTGGGACATAATGATATGCTTTTAGTTTTAATATCAGGAGGTGGCTCAGCGCTGTTGCCATTATCAAAAAAGCCTATAACATTGGAGGAGAAAACTACATTGATAAAGAAGCTAGGAAATGCAGGGGCTGATATTACTGAGCTAAATTGTGtcagaaaagtgatttcagatGTAAAAGGTGGTCAATTAGCCATTCAAGCACAACCAGCACAGGTAGTGTCATTAATACTCTCCGATATTGTTGGTGATCCCTTAGACTTGATTGCGAGTGCACCTACAACTGAAAACAAAGATGATGCATCTATGGCACTGAATATAATAAAGAAATACAACTTATTTGATGACCTTCCAATGTCATTTAAAACTGTGCTATCTGATGATAAAAAGCAACAACTATTtccaaaagaaaatgtaaagaaTTATTTAATTGGAACTAACCAACTAAGTATAAATGCTGCCTTGGAAGAAGCAAGGAATTTAAACTATTTAGCTCTGACATTATCAAATATTGTAACAGGCAATGTAAAAGAAATAGCAAAGGCATATGCAACTCTCGCAAAACTGGTCTGTCATTTAGTGACCGGGAAAATGAACTTGAATGAAGCAAAGGCACATATTGGTAGCCTAAACATTCCAGGATTAAATCCCGAGATAATGAATCAGCTGGTTAAAGTTGCTGATAAAGATATTTGTCTGGTTCTCGGTGGGGAGATAACAGTGGAAGTCAAAGGTACTGGGAAAGGAGGCAGGAACCAGCAACTTGCCCTTGAGTTTTCTGCACTAATTAATGAGATGAGAGATGATTTTAATAAGTTTGAAATATATCTACTCAGTGCAGGTACAGATGGTATAGATGGGCCTACAGATGCTGCTGGTGCTATaggatatttaaatttagttgtagATGCAAAAAAGGAAAATCTGGACGTCACTATCTACTTGGATAAGAATGATTCTTATAGCTTTTATAAAGCATTTAGGTCAGatcttcatgttattacagGGCATACCAATACTAATGTAATGGATATACATTTAATGATAGTAAAAAGATGtacatag
- the LOC134657543 gene encoding DNA replication licensing factor Mcm6, with protein MDVADTYATQSQVKDEVGVRCQKLFQDFLEEFKEDNEIKYEKHAKELLKPELSTLEVSFDDVEKYNQNLATTLIEEYYRIYPFINQAILNYVLSLADAGMKKDLQGKECYISFVDVPTRHKVRELTTTKIGTLIRISGQIVRTHPVHPELVSGTFVCLDCQTVIKNVEQQFKYTIPTICRNPVCANRRRFMLDADKSVFVDFQKIRIQETQAELPRGCIPRSLEVILRAEAVESVQAGDRYDFTGTLIVVPDVGSLSMPGAKAELTTRTRQNNEGQMEGIKGLKALGVRELHYKTAFLACSVQAISRRFGTAELAADDMTTEDMRKQMTDKEWDKVYEMSRDRNLYNNLIASLFPSIHGNNEVKRGILLMLFGGVAKTTIEGTTLRGDINVCIVGDPSTAKSQVLKQVSEITPRAVYTSGKASSAAGLTAAVVKDEESFDFVIEAGALMLADNGVCCIDEFDKMDLADQVAIHEAMEQQTISIAKAGVRATLNARTSILAAANPIGGRYDRAKSLQQNVQLSAPIMSRFDLFFILIDETSEMVDYAIARKIVDLHCNKEESYDCVYSREDLLRYIAFARSFKPIITEDAGKLLVEYYTTLRQRDCGGAWRITARQLESMIRLAEALAKMHCSGHVQPRHVQEAHRLLNKSIIRVEQPDIHLDEDEPQYEPSMDLDQDLPNCTNGTTETPVNGDSGKKKLTLSFEEYKTLSDMLVVFMRKEEAEAETRGEESSGMKKSAVVSWYLEQLVSQGAIEDEDELLERKTLVEKVIDRLMYHDQVIIPLSTTGLKSTQKSATEQEVEDDPLLVVHPNYVVDT; from the exons ATGGATGTCGCCGACACCTATGCTACACAAAGCCAAGTGAAAGACGAAGTCGGAGTTCGTTGCCAAAAGCTCTTCCAGGACTTTTTAGAAGA GTTCAAAGAAgacaatgaaataaaatacgAAAAACACGCTAAAGAGCTCCTTAAGCCTGAATTAAGCACACTAGAAGTCAGCTTTGATGATGTTGAGAAATACAACCAAAATCTTGCAACTACATTAATTGAGGAGTATTATCGAATATACCCATTTATTAATCAAGCCATTCTGAATTATGTGTTGAGCCTTGCTGATGCCGGCATGAAAAAGGACTTGCAAGGCAAGGAGTGCTACATTTCCTTTGTGGATGTGCCAACAAGACACAAAGTGAGAGAATTGACTACAACCAAAATTGGAACCTTGATCAGAATCTCAGGACAGATTGTGAGAACGCATCCGGTGCATCCGGAGCTGGTCTCTGGAACGTTTGTGTGTTTGGATTGTCAGACGGTGATCAAAAATGTGGAGCAACAGTTTAAG TACACCATCCCCACCATCTGCCGCAACCCTGTCTGTGCGAATCGACGCCGGTTCATGCTGGATGCAGACAAGTCGGTGTTCGTGGACTTCCAGAAGATCCGCATCCAGGAAACGCAAGCCGAGCTGCCGAGAGGCTGCATCCCGAGGTCCTTGGAAGTTATATTGAGAGCTGAGGCTGTGGAATCTGTTCAG gCAGGAGATCGCTATGACTTCACAGGCACCCTGATAGTGGTGCCGGATGTGGGCTCTCTGTCCATGCCTGGCGCTAAAGCTGAGCTGACGACACGGACAAGACAGAATAATGAGGGTCAGATGGAGGGCATCAAAGGTCTCAAGGCTTTGGGGGTCAGGGAACTGCATTACAA AACGGCATTCCTGGCGTGCAGCGTGCAAGCGATTTCCCGGCGCTTCGGCACCGCGGAACTCGCCGCTGATGACATGACCACTGAAGACATGAGGAAGCAGATGACGGACAAGGAATGGGATAAG GTATACGAGATGTCTAGGGATCGCAATTTGTACAACAACCTGATTGCCAGCCTGTTCCCGAGTATCCACGGCAACAATGAAGTCAAACGGGGCATTCTTTTGATGCTGTTCGGAGGAGTCGCCAAGACCACCATTGaag GCACAACTCTCCGAGGCGACATAAACGTGTGCATCGTGGGCGACCCGAGCACAGCGAAGTCTCAAGTCCTGAAGCAAGTCAGTGAGATCACTCCGCGAGCCGTGTACACCAGCGGCAAAGCTTCGTCAGCAGCCGGTCTCACTGCAGCTGTGGTCAAG GACGAAGAATCGTTTGACTTCGTAATAGAAGCTGGCGCGCTCATGTTGGCGGACAACGGCGTGTGCTGCATCGACGAGTTCGATAAGATGGACTTGGCTGACCAAGTCGCCATCCACGAGGCTATGGAGCAGCAGACCATCTCCATCGCCAAG GCCGGAGTTCGAGCCACCCTAAACGCGCGCACATCCATCCTCGCGGCCGCAAACCCCATCGGCGGCCGGTACGACCGCGCCAAGTCCCTCCAACAAAACGTGCAACTGTCCGCACCCATCATGTCCCGCTTCGATCTATTCTTCATACTTATAGACGAGACCAGCGAGATGGTCGACTACGCTATCGCGAGGAAGATTGTGGATCTGCATTGCAATAAAGAAGAAAGTTACGATTGTGTGTATTCTAGAGAAGATCTGCTGAGATATATTGCGTTTGCTAGGAGCTTCAAGCCTATTATTACCGAG gATGCAGGCAAGCTCCTGGTGGAGTACTACACGACGCTGCGGCAGCGCGACTGCGGCGGCGCGTGGCGCATCACGGCGCGGCAGCTCGAGTCCATGATCCGCCTCGCCGAGGCGCTCGCCAAGATGCACTGCAGCGGACACGTGCAGCCGCGGCACGTGCAGGAGGCACACAG ATTGCTGAATAAATCCATCATCCGAGTAGAACAACCCGACATCCATTTGGATGAGGATGAACCCCAATACGAGCCTAGCATGGACCTCGACCAGGACCTACCCAACTGTACTAATGGTACAACAG AGACGCCAGTCAACGGAGACTCGGGCAAGAAAAAGCTAACGCTGTCCTTCGAGGAATACAAAACGCTCAGCGACATGCTCGTCGTGTTCATGAGGAAGGAAGAGGCTGAGGCGGAAACCAGAG GCGAAGAAAGCTCAGGCATGAAAAAGAGCGCCGTGGTCAGCTGGTACCTAGAGCAGCTGGTGTCACAGGGAGCCATAGAAGACGAGGACGAACTTCTAGAACGGAAGACGCTGGTCGAGAAGGTCATCGACCGGCTCATGTACCAT GACCAAGTGATAATCCCGCTGTCCACCACCGGTCTCAAGAGCACACAGAAGTCCGCGACAGAGCAAGAGGTGGAAGACGATCCGCTGCTGGTCGTGCACCCTAACTATGTCGTCGATACGTGA